A stretch of Brachyhypopomus gauderio isolate BG-103 unplaced genomic scaffold, BGAUD_0.2 sc104, whole genome shotgun sequence DNA encodes these proteins:
- the allc gene encoding allantoicase, with protein sequence MANRSAVKLNASQPDFLQFNNLACETAGGKVIFATDEWFAPAQNLLKKGPPEFLATAFTEFGKWMDGWETRRKRIPGHDWCVVRLGVPGVIHGFDVDTSFFTGNHAPFISIQAACFEELALPFLVLEGDRTGMAASVVQFEAAAQLHSESWEELVPETALKPGYSDSCHNYFSVSYPHRVSHIRLNMYPDGGIARLRVYGIGQRDWSTVAAQEEVDLVALVSGGVCVGYSDAHFGHPRNMIGSGRAENMADGWETARRLDRPKVLKMDINRILQVPGFEWAIFRLGHPGVITKIEIDTNHFKGNFPDSCKIEACDLTPEEEKSFISSKWSLDKGPRWRMLLHSQKLKPHHRHFYAGDSLMQCGSVTHVRLVIAPDGGVSRLRLWGRPVSANSANPRQISKL encoded by the exons ATGGCAAACCGATCAGCTGTGAAATTGAATGCCAGTCAACCAGATTTTCTGCAGTTCAACAACCTGGCTTGTGAAACAGCTGGAGGAAAG GTGATTTTTGCAACTGATGAGTGGTTTGCTCCAGCGCAAAATCTCTTAAAG AAGGGACCTCCAGAGTTCCTAGCCACAGCTTTTACTGAATTTGGAAAATGGATGGACGGTTGGGAAACAAGGAGGAAGAGAATACCAG GTCATGACTGGTGCGTTGTGCGGCTGGGGGTTCCTGGTGTCATCCATGGCTTTGATGTGGACACGTCCTTCTTCACAGGAAACCACGCTCCTTTTATTTCGATTCAGGCTGCCTGTTTTG AGGAGCTGGCTTTGCCGTTCTTAGTGCTTGAGGGGGACCGGACAGGAATGGCAGCTTCAGTGGTTCAGTTTGAGGCCGCAGCGCAG CTTCACTCAGAGAGCTGGGAGGAGCTGGTGCCAGAGACGGCCCTGAAACCTGGATACTCGGATTCATGCCACAACTACTTCAGTGTCTCCTACCCTCACAGAGTGTCCCACATTCGCCTGAATATGTATCCAG ATGGAGGTATTGCCAGGCTGCGTGTGTATGGGATTGGTCAGAGAGACTGGTCTACTGTGGCCGCCCAGGAGGAAGTGGATCTCGTTGCCCTGGTCAGCGGTGGCGTTTGTGTGGGCTACAGCGATGCACATTTCGGCCACCCACGCAACATGATCG GTTCAGGTAGAGCAGAGAACATGGCCGACGGGTGGGAGACCGCACGACGCTTGGATCGTCCCAAAGtgttaaaa ATGGACATCAACAGAATCTTGCAGGTCCCTGGCTTTGAGTGGGCTATCTTCAGACTCGGGCATCCTGGTGTGATCACAAAAATCGAGATAGACACCAATCATTTTAAAG GCAATTTCCCTGATTCGTgtaaaattgaggcctgtgatTTAACCCCAGAAGAGGAGAAGAGTTTTATAAGCAGCAAGTGGAGCCTTGATAAAGGTCCAAGATGGAGAATGCTTCTCCATTCTCAGAAG CTGAAGCCCCACCACAGGCACTTCTATGCGGGTGACTCTTTGATGCAGTGTGGCTCCGTCACTCACGTGCGGCTGGTCATAGCCCCCGACGGAGGGGTCAGTCGGCTCAGACTGTGGGGTCGCCCAGTTTCTGCCAATTCAGCTAATCCACGTCAAATCTCAAAACTGTAA